Proteins found in one Mycobacterium branderi genomic segment:
- a CDS encoding DUF4226 domain-containing protein — translation MTGKARTFDELTHWDVWDRRHGTEGWSQPGWALPSDNSKYISRDDTYWNHVLDKARTAYGDPNIHYNTDTNVGQQRSLVFGDGTPLPSNGTIVYHDSVNHTNWIQNVDGTVSRQNFDGTAGPAIKPAGYRPTSQGSYAPLDAHGNQVAPLTGGMPTSDHGFYTDPKTGILTPKNAAGDYYTFDPATGTKQYFRSDGQPISEQQFNNAESSRSPKPPGGQALPTDEQQSGRAADAVKKLHGELQNRYSQLSEAEEKLSEALLNAHATTTDGQQKLNAIQQKIIEAINNPSLSLDSPPGEQAFLKFLRGQVAAIADVVQSGSLAADDQSKTIAALAGLYAMAPDNPAAAGPAQPSQQSGPAPLEPAAAAPVDDAGSWPGEQLPDPALSDPGLGGSGVPVGADPLGTLASALPAAMGAVPAMSGLGSAPLDSLPGMAGLPASLAGLGGPLGDSARHDEPQDSTDKPADKNNDEPDHATKDEQHQHKPDTDPPSQPPGAPQPGGNPGDGVPEAAPVPAPAHTTVALPDGSTANARTPTLAQAVKAYLAGNPVDAAYRQAGIELPPPGTPVTNPVNPSQLSCGLIGMFKDHYVVALSSVKALQDGQVVPLSSVASSPDFLGWVDPTAQQSTAQPPPGTPLPPAQQPAPAPTG, via the coding sequence ATGACGGGCAAGGCGCGCACATTCGACGAACTCACCCACTGGGACGTCTGGGACCGCCGCCACGGCACGGAGGGCTGGTCACAACCGGGGTGGGCATTGCCCTCCGACAACTCCAAATACATCAGCCGCGATGACACCTACTGGAATCACGTGCTCGACAAGGCACGCACGGCCTACGGCGATCCCAACATCCACTACAACACCGACACCAACGTCGGCCAGCAGCGCAGCCTGGTCTTCGGTGACGGCACCCCGCTGCCGAGCAACGGCACGATCGTCTACCACGATTCGGTCAACCACACGAACTGGATCCAAAACGTCGACGGCACGGTATCGCGGCAAAACTTCGACGGCACAGCGGGTCCCGCAATCAAGCCAGCAGGCTACCGGCCGACCTCGCAGGGCAGCTACGCCCCGCTCGACGCCCACGGCAACCAGGTCGCCCCGCTCACCGGCGGCATGCCAACCAGCGACCATGGCTTTTACACCGACCCGAAAACCGGGATCCTGACACCGAAAAACGCTGCGGGCGACTATTACACGTTCGACCCGGCGACCGGCACCAAACAATACTTCCGCTCCGACGGGCAGCCGATCAGCGAACAGCAATTCAACAACGCCGAGAGCTCTCGCTCGCCGAAACCGCCCGGCGGGCAAGCCTTGCCGACCGATGAGCAGCAATCCGGGCGCGCAGCCGACGCGGTGAAAAAGCTGCACGGGGAACTGCAGAACCGCTACAGCCAGCTCAGCGAGGCCGAAGAAAAACTGTCCGAGGCCTTGCTGAATGCGCACGCCACCACCACCGACGGACAGCAAAAACTCAACGCGATTCAGCAAAAGATCATCGAGGCGATCAACAATCCGTCGCTATCGCTGGACAGCCCGCCCGGGGAGCAAGCGTTCCTGAAGTTCCTGCGTGGCCAGGTCGCTGCGATCGCCGACGTGGTGCAGTCCGGGTCACTGGCGGCCGACGATCAGTCCAAAACGATTGCGGCACTTGCCGGCCTGTACGCAATGGCCCCCGACAACCCGGCCGCGGCGGGGCCGGCTCAGCCCTCGCAACAATCCGGCCCGGCACCGCTCGAGCCCGCCGCGGCTGCACCGGTGGACGACGCCGGGTCCTGGCCGGGGGAGCAGCTGCCCGATCCCGCACTATCAGATCCGGGACTCGGCGGCTCCGGCGTGCCGGTGGGCGCCGACCCGTTGGGGACGCTGGCGTCGGCGCTGCCGGCGGCAATGGGGGCGGTTCCCGCGATGAGCGGATTGGGTTCGGCCCCACTGGATTCGCTGCCCGGTATGGCGGGTCTGCCCGCATCGCTGGCCGGCCTGGGCGGCCCGCTGGGCGATTCCGCCCGCCACGACGAACCCCAGGACAGCACGGACAAGCCCGCCGACAAGAACAACGACGAGCCAGACCACGCCACGAAAGACGAACAGCACCAACACAAACCCGACACCGACCCGCCGTCGCAGCCTCCCGGTGCACCGCAGCCCGGCGGCAACCCCGGCGACGGCGTCCCGGAGGCCGCGCCGGTGCCGGCACCTGCGCACACGACCGTGGCGTTGCCCGACGGTTCGACGGCCAATGCGCGGACCCCGACGCTGGCCCAGGCCGTCAAGGCCTACCTGGCCGGCAACCCGGTGGATGCCGCCTACCGGCAGGCCGGCATCGAACTGCCCCCGCCGGGCACCCCGGTGACCAATCCGGTCAATCCCTCGCAGCTGTCGTGCGGGCTGATCGGCATGTTCAAAGACCACTACGTGGTGGCGTTGAGCTCGGTGAAAGCACTACAGGACGGCCAGGTCGTGCCGCTGTCGTCGGTGGCCTCCAGCCCGGACTTTCTGGGCTGGGTCGATCCGACCGCACAGCAGAGCACCGCACAGCCACCACCGGGTACGCCCCTACCGCCCGCACAACAACCGGCGCCCGCCCCGACCGGCTAA
- a CDS encoding C40 family peptidase: MSVGVVVARVGRVLGRAHALFGDPPSSGASAASGSGARLADAGDVVGSGRVRMAGSSGRLAGEYGVFAAGSGQALDRWAGADEGLGARLGEAAGADRGGRSASGAVVDAAAGDAAGLAPLANTPAGQRALLVALRARVAQQHKVVAAYRARDARLAALLRTMTYPGHSGVSTAHGRGFSLSPPGLPGLPALSRPTHRPPTTLTSRGYAHQRAAALPAGPGGMAAHAALSRQGAPYVWGAKGPNRFDCSGLTEWAWRQAGVQLGPDTYTQFRQGIPVPPGQIRAGDLIFPKYSFDGRGPGHVQLAISPTEVVHAPQSGDVVRVAPMPSSYVALRPVPLR, translated from the coding sequence GTGTCGGTGGGTGTGGTGGTGGCGCGGGTGGGCCGGGTGTTGGGGCGCGCGCATGCGTTGTTTGGTGATCCGCCGTCATCGGGGGCCTCGGCGGCGTCAGGCTCCGGTGCACGGCTGGCCGACGCGGGAGACGTGGTGGGTTCGGGGCGGGTGCGGATGGCGGGATCCTCGGGGCGGCTGGCCGGCGAGTATGGGGTGTTCGCGGCGGGGTCGGGGCAGGCGTTGGATCGCTGGGCCGGTGCCGATGAGGGTCTGGGTGCGCGCCTGGGGGAGGCGGCGGGTGCCGATCGTGGTGGGCGGTCGGCGTCGGGGGCGGTGGTGGATGCGGCAGCCGGCGATGCAGCGGGGTTGGCACCGCTGGCCAATACCCCGGCCGGGCAGCGGGCGTTGTTGGTGGCGTTGCGGGCCCGGGTGGCCCAGCAGCACAAGGTGGTGGCCGCCTACCGGGCCCGCGATGCCCGGTTGGCGGCGCTGCTGCGCACCATGACCTACCCGGGCCACAGCGGCGTGTCGACAGCGCACGGCAGGGGATTTTCGCTCTCGCCGCCGGGCCTACCCGGCTTGCCTGCCCTTAGCCGGCCGACACACCGTCCGCCCACCACTCTCACCAGTCGGGGCTATGCGCACCAGCGCGCCGCGGCACTGCCGGCCGGGCCCGGCGGGATGGCGGCACACGCAGCGCTGAGCCGCCAAGGGGCCCCGTATGTGTGGGGAGCGAAGGGCCCCAACCGATTTGACTGCTCCGGATTGACCGAATGGGCGTGGCGCCAAGCCGGTGTGCAGCTCGGCCCGGACACCTACACGCAGTTCCGCCAAGGGATTCCGGTGCCGCCGGGCCAGATCCGCGCAGGGGACCTGATCTTCCCGAAATACTCGTTCGACGGGCGCGGACCGGGCCATGTGCAGCTGGCGATATCACCCACCGAGGTGGTGCACGCCCCCCAATCCGGTGATGTGGTGCGCGTGGCGCCGATGCCGTCCTCGTATGTGGCGCTCCGCCCGGTGCCGCTTCGGTGA
- a CDS encoding lysozyme family protein has translation MSVGVVVARVGRVLGRAHALFGDPPSSGASAASGSGARLADAGDVVGSGRVRMAGSSGRLAGEYGVFAAGSGQALDRWAGADEGLGARLGEAAGADRGGRSASGAVVDAAAGDAAGLAPLANTPAGQRALLVALRARVAQQHKVVAAYRARDARLAALLRTMTYPAQVGAPTPPGGTARGFLPSSGGLAGLTHPGHPHTMLTAHHGRAPVSNVSAIDLRDVRFDKTAAQRGPRAAKGAIGAALDVRGVNEPAARRNWMRGYLTLMRRESGFDPNAVNTDDINNRGPVVADGARLGCSRGWTQMTPGAFAENHQSGTSTNIYDQVANIAASMNRMLTHYGVSPDASDLQAKVQQTDPGRPPHGY, from the coding sequence GTGTCGGTGGGTGTGGTGGTGGCGCGGGTGGGCCGGGTGTTGGGGCGCGCGCATGCGTTGTTTGGTGATCCGCCGTCATCGGGGGCCTCGGCGGCGTCAGGCTCCGGTGCACGGCTGGCCGACGCGGGAGACGTGGTGGGTTCGGGGCGGGTGCGGATGGCGGGATCCTCGGGGCGGCTGGCCGGCGAGTATGGGGTGTTCGCGGCGGGGTCGGGGCAGGCGTTGGATCGCTGGGCCGGTGCCGATGAGGGTCTGGGTGCGCGCCTGGGGGAGGCGGCGGGTGCCGATCGTGGTGGGCGGTCGGCGTCGGGGGCGGTGGTGGATGCGGCAGCCGGCGATGCAGCGGGGTTGGCACCGCTGGCCAATACCCCGGCCGGGCAGCGGGCGTTGTTGGTGGCGTTGCGGGCCCGGGTGGCCCAGCAGCACAAGGTGGTGGCCGCCTACCGGGCCCGCGATGCCCGGTTGGCGGCGCTGCTGCGCACCATGACCTACCCCGCCCAAGTGGGTGCGCCGACACCGCCCGGCGGCACCGCTCGCGGATTCCTACCGTCATCGGGTGGCCTGGCGGGACTGACTCATCCGGGCCACCCGCACACCATGCTCACCGCGCACCACGGCCGCGCCCCAGTGTCGAACGTATCCGCCATCGACCTCCGTGACGTGCGGTTCGATAAGACTGCGGCCCAACGAGGTCCACGCGCCGCAAAAGGCGCGATCGGTGCGGCGCTGGATGTGCGTGGAGTCAACGAGCCCGCGGCACGGCGCAATTGGATGCGGGGCTATCTGACCTTGATGCGACGCGAATCGGGGTTCGACCCGAACGCGGTCAACACAGACGACATCAATAATCGCGGCCCGGTTGTCGCCGACGGTGCCAGGCTGGGGTGTTCGCGCGGCTGGACCCAGATGACCCCCGGGGCGTTCGCCGAAAATCATCAGTCGGGCACGTCGACCAACATCTATGACCAGGTGGCCAACATCGCCGCATCCATGAACCGCATGCTGACCCACTACGGCGTTAGCCCGGACGCCTCGGATCTTCAGGCCAAGGTGCAGCAGACCGACCCAGGGCGCCCACCACACGGCTACTAA
- a CDS encoding helix-turn-helix domain-containing protein, which produces MGEGAVDPGIARAGAAVAARRNELGISQRELARRKVITAAALIAFEKGRAWPRERTRHTLEELLQWPAGTIARIRAGAEVGEPPTPGGDGADASVVADAVELALARVDDAIEELPPPADAAWPRRIAIVLADLRRLEGITARAVRHSGGSTPVVKALGVVRSRYDELMRRAASAPGATLGQRLYAARRAANLTLADIAAALGMTTEFVEAVEADQALDPATAHRIEALIDELG; this is translated from the coding sequence GTGGGCGAGGGCGCGGTCGACCCCGGGATAGCCCGGGCGGGAGCCGCCGTGGCTGCTCGCCGCAATGAATTGGGCATCTCGCAGCGTGAGCTCGCCCGACGCAAGGTGATCACGGCCGCGGCCCTGATCGCGTTCGAGAAGGGGCGTGCCTGGCCGCGGGAGCGCACCCGGCACACCCTCGAGGAACTTTTGCAGTGGCCGGCCGGAACTATAGCGCGGATCCGGGCAGGCGCCGAGGTGGGGGAGCCGCCCACCCCGGGGGGCGACGGCGCTGACGCGTCCGTGGTGGCCGACGCTGTCGAATTGGCGCTGGCCCGCGTCGATGACGCGATCGAGGAACTGCCGCCCCCGGCGGATGCCGCCTGGCCGCGACGCATCGCAATCGTGTTGGCGGATCTGCGACGGCTGGAAGGGATCACCGCGCGGGCGGTGCGCCACAGCGGCGGGTCGACGCCGGTGGTCAAAGCGCTCGGTGTGGTACGCAGCCGCTATGACGAGTTGATGCGGCGCGCCGCGAGCGCCCCGGGCGCCACGCTCGGGCAGCGGCTGTATGCCGCGCGCCGCGCGGCCAACCTGACGCTGGCCGACATTGCCGCCGCGCTGGGTATGACAACCGAATTCGTCGAGGCCGTCGAGGCGGACCAAGCACTCGATCCCGCCACCGCGCACCGGATCGAGGCGCTGATCGACGAACTCGGGTGA
- a CDS encoding WhiB family transcriptional regulator: protein MAVTLDAPRGLTSPPCLSDPDRWAAGGDDPELKALCRACPRRWLCAREALKTPGAQGMWSAVHIPKAGRGRTFALRQLRSLAAHGGYQLDDSA, encoded by the coding sequence GTGGCAGTGACACTGGATGCGCCCCGGGGGCTGACCAGCCCGCCATGCTTGTCCGATCCCGACCGGTGGGCCGCCGGCGGAGACGACCCCGAACTCAAGGCGCTGTGCCGGGCCTGCCCGAGGCGCTGGCTGTGCGCCAGAGAGGCCCTGAAGACACCGGGCGCTCAGGGCATGTGGTCGGCGGTGCACATCCCCAAAGCCGGCCGCGGGCGCACTTTCGCGCTGCGACAGCTGCGCTCCCTGGCCGCCCACGGCGGATACCAACTCGACGACAGCGCCTAG
- a CDS encoding helix-turn-helix domain-containing protein, translating into MKGRFHGSARPAPGLVTTHRESTPTTIIHPYRGSSRHTRRRGTAHTAPVWIRRISASCADRVPAITLDTEAPWAAIPCWSGGADEWARTTVTHAYLQHYDTLVRPQMPGNPISLETLVKVAAARARFADHRTGRQCRPTNATLAEITGVSVRTVQRASTALRLLGVATEVLRGRQRTRAERYASWRVGDSGRGWASVWALHDLRFRVLSPHPGGSSVKKKPSRKTKITTAPRRPGAGRGAAKRRPNPDGPGLALANRWVNDQQSPPWARRYHTGRPWARILAGPARHGWSPRDINQLITDWIGTGHWMPDSPHKPIGLLGAILAWHDNLDERPAAADVARELAELAAARARVAEQIARREQAERAREAGREALNGPGHAAAREALAQIAQRAKRRRSGGCGREHTP; encoded by the coding sequence ATGAAAGGCAGATTCCACGGTAGCGCACGCCCTGCACCGGGTCTAGTCACCACACACCGTGAATCCACGCCCACCACGATCATCCACCCCTACCGGGGCTCGAGCCGGCACACCCGGCGCCGCGGTACCGCCCACACCGCACCGGTGTGGATCCGGCGAATCAGCGCGAGCTGTGCCGATCGGGTTCCGGCGATCACGCTCGACACCGAGGCGCCCTGGGCGGCGATCCCGTGCTGGAGCGGCGGCGCTGACGAGTGGGCGCGCACCACCGTCACGCATGCCTATCTGCAGCACTACGACACGCTCGTGCGGCCCCAGATGCCGGGTAACCCCATCAGTCTGGAAACGCTGGTCAAAGTCGCGGCGGCGCGCGCACGATTCGCCGATCATCGCACCGGGCGGCAATGCCGGCCCACCAATGCCACATTGGCCGAAATCACCGGGGTTTCGGTCCGCACCGTTCAGCGAGCCTCCACGGCGCTGCGGCTGCTTGGCGTGGCCACGGAGGTGCTGCGGGGTCGTCAGCGGACGCGGGCGGAGCGCTACGCCAGCTGGCGGGTCGGTGATAGCGGGCGCGGCTGGGCGTCGGTGTGGGCGTTGCACGACTTGCGATTTCGGGTGCTGTCACCCCATCCCGGAGGGTCATCAGTTAAGAAAAAACCCTCTCGTAAAACAAAAATCACTACCGCACCCCGGCGCCCCGGCGCCGGTCGGGGCGCCGCCAAGCGGCGCCCTAACCCAGACGGCCCTGGCCTCGCCCTGGCAAACCGATGGGTCAACGACCAGCAAAGCCCGCCCTGGGCCCGGCGGTACCACACGGGCCGACCGTGGGCCCGGATCCTGGCTGGTCCGGCACGGCACGGCTGGTCGCCGCGGGACATCAATCAGCTGATCACGGACTGGATCGGTACCGGGCACTGGATGCCCGATAGCCCTCACAAGCCGATCGGCCTGTTGGGTGCGATCTTGGCCTGGCACGACAACCTCGATGAACGTCCGGCGGCGGCCGATGTGGCCCGCGAGCTGGCGGAATTGGCAGCGGCGCGTGCTCGCGTCGCCGAGCAGATCGCCCGGCGCGAGCAAGCCGAGCGAGCGCGTGAAGCGGGCCGCGAGGCGCTCAACGGGCCGGGGCATGCCGCCGCCCGCGAGGCGCTCGCCCAGATCGCACAGCGAGCCAAAAGGCGCCGATCCGGCGGTTGTGGACGGGAGCACACGCCGTGA
- a CDS encoding WhiB family transcriptional regulator encodes MTAADETAAGSLPGPSWRDEPACRRDPDRWFDKRNRRYALEQCLYCPWRSWCAGQALADKRNWGMWAGIWIDVGKHRAVADRLRAIANPGTDPRHAGDAAHSPTPPLLGVSSLEIAPPVSVAALVEMRCAGHCEVMASRCRYTHDRIRSRITDCEWRQAGDASLAYAVCVECDAELAGLDRAQARRLGYLVDSGSDAADVPFFWRQTHWRLLKPNGTLAKTAAAA; translated from the coding sequence GTGACCGCGGCGGACGAGACGGCTGCTGGTTCACTGCCGGGGCCGTCGTGGCGCGATGAGCCCGCGTGCCGGCGCGACCCCGATCGCTGGTTCGACAAGCGCAACCGACGCTACGCACTCGAACAGTGCCTGTATTGCCCGTGGCGAAGTTGGTGTGCCGGCCAGGCCCTCGCCGACAAACGCAATTGGGGCATGTGGGCCGGGATCTGGATCGACGTCGGCAAGCACCGCGCGGTGGCGGATCGCCTGCGCGCGATCGCCAATCCCGGCACCGACCCGCGCCATGCAGGTGATGCAGCGCACTCCCCCACTCCCCCACTCCTGGGGGTCAGTTCGCTGGAGATCGCCCCGCCGGTATCGGTGGCCGCCCTGGTCGAAATGCGTTGCGCCGGGCACTGCGAAGTCATGGCATCGCGCTGCCGCTACACCCACGACCGGATCCGTTCCCGGATAACGGATTGCGAGTGGCGGCAGGCAGGCGATGCGTCGCTGGCCTACGCGGTGTGCGTCGAATGCGACGCAGAGCTGGCCGGACTGGACCGCGCGCAGGCACGGCGACTGGGCTATCTGGTCGATTCGGGGTCCGATGCGGCCGACGTCCCGTTCTTTTGGCGGCAGACGCACTGGAGGCTGCTGAAGCCCAACGGCACCCTCGCGAAGACCGCGGCGGCGGCTTGA
- a CDS encoding ParA family protein gives MSDSIAAWAPTEPAIDWSRLGHVYVVGNGKGGVGKTTTSAHLGALVASDGVRTLIIDLNGQGNIARLLGFANTDDDDKGRNLFSAVTAGAPLTPVRNVRPNLDVVPGGQYVRRIGSVLSAEMGSREDARRVLLSLADCLQAVASQYQLIIVDSPPENPLLLQIALCAARFVIVPMRTDGTSRDGLRELAIDIRAMREHNPYLMLLAVFVFASGTGARNIRRELGEAVSQDLGRNSDLMLKSFIRQSEAVAKDIVKYGRLAHELEQEIQNNPRHWELRRGTASTATVVSSTSRPVAEDFAKLATEIFTRAGKRRAEMIERGDWP, from the coding sequence ATGTCGGACAGCATAGCCGCATGGGCCCCCACCGAGCCCGCTATCGATTGGTCGCGTCTCGGCCATGTTTATGTGGTGGGCAATGGAAAGGGCGGAGTGGGCAAGACGACGACGAGTGCTCACCTGGGGGCGCTCGTGGCGTCGGACGGCGTGCGCACACTGATCATCGACCTCAACGGGCAGGGCAACATCGCCCGGCTCCTGGGATTTGCCAACACAGACGACGACGACAAGGGCCGCAACCTGTTCAGCGCGGTGACGGCCGGCGCCCCGCTGACCCCGGTGCGCAACGTACGCCCGAATCTCGATGTCGTTCCCGGCGGCCAGTATGTGCGCAGGATCGGCTCGGTACTGTCTGCCGAGATGGGCAGCCGAGAGGACGCAAGAAGGGTCTTGCTGTCGCTGGCCGATTGCCTTCAGGCGGTCGCCAGTCAGTACCAGCTGATCATCGTCGACTCTCCGCCGGAGAACCCGTTGTTGCTGCAAATCGCGCTATGCGCAGCTCGATTCGTCATCGTACCGATGCGAACTGACGGGACGTCGCGCGATGGATTGCGTGAACTGGCAATCGACATCCGTGCGATGCGCGAACACAATCCGTATCTGATGCTGCTCGCGGTGTTCGTGTTCGCCTCTGGTACAGGAGCGAGGAATATCCGGCGTGAGCTAGGCGAGGCCGTCTCGCAAGACCTCGGCCGTAACAGCGATCTCATGTTGAAGAGCTTCATCAGACAGTCCGAAGCTGTCGCGAAAGACATCGTCAAGTACGGCCGGCTTGCGCATGAGTTGGAGCAGGAAATCCAGAACAATCCCAGGCACTGGGAGCTGCGTCGCGGCACCGCAAGCACCGCCACTGTTGTCAGCAGCACATCGCGCCCTGTGGCCGAGGATTTCGCGAAATTGGCGACCGAAATCTTCACGCGTGCCGGAAAACGACGGGCCGAAATGATTGAGCGAGGAGACTGGCCGTGA
- a CDS encoding type II toxin-antitoxin system Phd/YefM family antitoxin has protein sequence MTISASEARKRLFPLLEQVNTDHEPVRITSRAGDAVLMSAADYDAWQETVYLLRSPENARRLMEAVARDKTGRAGPTGYTKSIDELKELAGGQECGVSTSILMPGTISCFG, from the coding sequence ATGACGATTAGTGCAAGTGAAGCCCGGAAGCGCCTCTTTCCGCTCCTCGAACAGGTCAACACCGACCATGAGCCCGTGCGCATCACATCCAGAGCTGGAGATGCGGTGCTTATGTCGGCCGCCGACTACGACGCGTGGCAAGAGACGGTCTACTTACTGCGTTCACCTGAAAATGCACGCCGCCTCATGGAGGCTGTAGCCCGGGACAAGACCGGCCGCGCCGGCCCGACGGGCTATACGAAGTCGATCGACGAACTCAAGGAGTTGGCCGGCGGCCAGGAGTGCGGGGTATCAACTTCGATCCTGATGCCTGGGACGATTTCCTGTTTTGGTTAG
- a CDS encoding plasmid mobilization protein, with protein MGRSKSEAVSRRKSETRRLTELIAVRFTPADKLELEQVAGQRGITVQQLLRESVLTSARAAS; from the coding sequence GTGGGGCGATCGAAGTCCGAGGCTGTCAGCCGGCGCAAGTCCGAGACCCGTCGGCTGACCGAACTGATTGCCGTGCGCTTCACCCCGGCGGACAAGCTCGAACTCGAACAAGTCGCTGGCCAACGCGGCATCACCGTGCAACAGCTGCTGCGCGAAAGCGTCCTGACCAGTGCCCGCGCGGCATCGTGA
- a CDS encoding DUF2637 domain-containing protein, whose amino-acid sequence MLLASTHSVALLVKTRRAGVIYWCALAMTIALTGCAFVLSFDALRDLAVALGMLPDRAWLGPVAIDVSIANATLGLLSLTPPRKASVDARRAKPAGRQRSGAGGDRRSTMSKDADAAPSAGPQSRSAGREVARTEQPASSKPAERLLAPVPDTAGDSVDSAAVVRWRPAADELVRSGVTSKDPAIVAAVLAAHAAGTPPSTIGRRLEVHHSTVGRILTAARRLTG is encoded by the coding sequence GTGCTGCTGGCCTCGACCCATTCGGTGGCTCTGCTGGTCAAGACTCGGCGAGCCGGCGTCATCTATTGGTGTGCGCTCGCGATGACGATCGCCTTGACGGGTTGTGCATTCGTGTTGTCGTTTGACGCGCTGCGCGACCTTGCGGTGGCGTTAGGGATGCTGCCGGATCGGGCATGGCTGGGGCCGGTTGCGATCGATGTGTCGATCGCCAACGCGACGTTGGGATTGTTGTCGCTCACTCCCCCGCGAAAAGCATCTGTCGACGCGCGCCGCGCGAAGCCGGCCGGCAGGCAGCGCAGTGGCGCGGGCGGCGACCGCAGGTCGACGATGTCGAAAGATGCGGACGCCGCTCCATCCGCGGGCCCGCAATCCCGCAGCGCCGGGCGCGAGGTTGCGCGCACCGAGCAGCCCGCATCGTCGAAGCCGGCTGAACGGCTGCTGGCCCCGGTTCCGGACACGGCCGGGGATTCGGTGGATTCAGCGGCGGTGGTGCGGTGGAGGCCCGCCGCCGACGAGCTGGTCCGCAGCGGGGTCACGTCGAAGGATCCAGCGATCGTCGCCGCGGTGCTGGCCGCACACGCCGCCGGGACACCGCCCAGCACCATCGGCCGGCGACTGGAAGTCCATCACAGCACAGTCGGGCGGATCTTGACCGCAGCCCGGCGCCTCACCGGCTGA
- a CDS encoding tyrosine-type recombinase/integrase, with the protein MAPGVRHLHPEDDMVRAMLSGWAKQQLGGRLCAENTVKVRASCVGEFIEFSGAYPWEWTARMMDEWSAHLVGSLSRAKSTIRQKQGAVRLFCSFITSPYYDWPTQCELWFGDHPTQICHEWNTSAHLVDYEGDPGRRPFTRKELQDFLDCADAQVEKARRSRRKGTLAAYRDTTMFKVMYGWGLRINELCRLDLADMYRNPHAPELGQCGFLHVRYGKASRGSPPKRRTVPTLMPWAAEALLDYVNNIRPLYEPGQKQALWLTERRSQVKVRTLTGTFDDIRDEVGLDRKLTPHCFRHSFISHMTEDGVDPRFLQEISGHRFASTTGIYTHVTGEFMNKMLTDALGRVSSFGEGHQ; encoded by the coding sequence TTGGCGCCTGGTGTGCGGCATCTTCATCCCGAGGACGACATGGTGCGGGCGATGTTGTCGGGGTGGGCCAAGCAGCAGTTGGGTGGGCGGTTGTGTGCGGAAAACACGGTGAAGGTACGGGCCTCGTGCGTCGGTGAGTTCATCGAGTTTTCGGGAGCGTATCCGTGGGAGTGGACGGCCCGGATGATGGATGAGTGGAGCGCGCATCTGGTGGGGTCGCTTTCTCGGGCGAAGTCCACGATCCGTCAGAAGCAGGGCGCGGTCCGGCTGTTCTGTAGCTTCATCACCTCGCCCTATTACGACTGGCCGACGCAGTGTGAACTGTGGTTCGGCGATCATCCGACGCAGATCTGTCACGAGTGGAACACCTCGGCGCATCTTGTCGATTACGAGGGTGATCCGGGCCGTCGGCCGTTCACCCGCAAGGAGCTTCAGGATTTCCTTGATTGCGCCGACGCGCAGGTCGAGAAGGCTCGCCGGTCGCGGCGTAAGGGCACGTTGGCCGCCTATCGGGACACGACGATGTTCAAGGTGATGTACGGCTGGGGTTTGCGGATCAACGAGCTGTGTCGGCTCGATCTGGCCGACATGTATCGCAATCCGCACGCTCCCGAATTGGGGCAGTGTGGGTTTCTGCATGTCCGGTACGGGAAGGCCTCGCGAGGGTCGCCGCCCAAGAGGCGGACGGTGCCGACGTTGATGCCGTGGGCGGCGGAGGCACTGTTGGACTATGTCAACAACATTCGACCGTTGTATGAGCCTGGGCAGAAGCAGGCGCTGTGGCTGACCGAACGGCGCTCGCAGGTGAAGGTGCGGACGTTGACCGGCACCTTCGACGACATCCGGGATGAGGTGGGCTTGGATCGCAAGCTCACCCCGCACTGTTTTCGGCATTCGTTCATCAGCCACATGACCGAGGACGGCGTGGATCCACGGTTCCTGCAGGAAATTTCCGGTCACCGGTTCGCCAGTACCACCGGCATCTATACCCATGTCACCGGCGAGTTCATGAACAAGATGCTCACCGACGCGCTGGGGCGGGTGTCCAGCTTTGGAGAGGGACACCAATGA
- a CDS encoding helix-turn-helix domain-containing protein has protein sequence MTADYHWHLRRLMAERGLFNTTALRPLLAERGVQLSASQVYRLVTEKPERLSLPTLVALVDILGCAMDELIEIVPATAASAKKAAGAAERSKPVRTRELGGHRPVRAKIVDADS, from the coding sequence ATGACCGCCGATTACCACTGGCATCTGCGCAGGCTGATGGCCGAACGCGGACTGTTCAACACGACAGCGTTGCGGCCACTGCTGGCCGAACGCGGGGTGCAGCTGTCGGCCAGCCAGGTCTACCGGCTCGTGACCGAGAAACCGGAACGGTTGAGCCTGCCCACCCTGGTGGCCCTCGTGGACATTCTGGGGTGTGCGATGGACGAGTTGATCGAGATCGTGCCCGCCACAGCTGCCTCGGCGAAGAAGGCCGCGGGCGCAGCGGAGCGCAGCAAACCGGTCAGGACGCGGGAACTTGGTGGCCACCGCCCCGTCCGGGCCAAGATCGTCGACGCGGATTCCTAG